In a genomic window of Infirmifilum sp. NZ:
- a CDS encoding NAD(+)/NADH kinase, translating into MKIWLKSRGTDSELLTWVRRIISYLSENNVEVFVDPVLGHVVRLESLPESEAYKADLAVIVGGDGTLLRTVHKSSGNLPPIVGFTKDSVGFLLLHDVADYEKVFTQLFENNYQVEEVQLGEYEVKGINSVFLNEVAVWAHTGRLVELEISVAGERLYHLRADGVIVSTPAGSTGHALSYGAPAVTPLDVPLLEVVFAGALSPLIRPLVVYKSPVEIQVVTWPSLLVVDGQTATSLEYSSTVVVKPSKRRLKLITVREFRRSFNDRLRYRLFDRGLSRIL; encoded by the coding sequence ATGAAAATCTGGTTGAAGTCGCGGGGCACAGACTCCGAGCTTCTGACATGGGTTAGAAGGATAATTTCATATCTATCAGAAAACAATGTTGAAGTCTTTGTAGATCCCGTGCTCGGCCACGTCGTTCGCCTGGAAAGTCTACCTGAAAGCGAGGCATACAAAGCCGATTTGGCCGTCATTGTTGGAGGTGATGGAACGCTTCTCAGAACTGTTCATAAGAGTAGCGGTAACCTGCCCCCCATAGTGGGTTTCACCAAGGATAGTGTGGGTTTTCTTCTGCTTCACGACGTAGCGGACTACGAGAAGGTATTCACCCAGCTCTTCGAGAACAACTATCAAGTGGAGGAAGTCCAGCTTGGCGAGTACGAGGTCAAGGGGATCAACTCGGTCTTTCTCAACGAGGTCGCAGTGTGGGCTCACACCGGCAGACTCGTCGAGCTTGAAATATCCGTAGCTGGTGAAAGGCTGTATCATCTAAGAGCAGACGGGGTGATCGTTTCAACCCCAGCAGGTAGCACCGGGCACGCGCTCTCCTATGGGGCCCCTGCTGTCACTCCGCTAGACGTCCCTCTTTTGGAAGTTGTGTTTGCAGGAGCGCTCTCGCCGCTAATCCGGCCTCTTGTGGTATACAAATCTCCTGTGGAAATTCAGGTTGTGACGTGGCCATCACTGCTCGTAGTCGACGGCCAGACCGCGACGAGCTTGGAGTACTCGAGCACAGTTGTTGTAAAACCATCCAAACGCAGGCTGAAGCTGATCACAGTCCGGGAATTCCGTAGAAGCTTCAACGATAGGCTCCGCTACAGGCTGTTTGACAGAGGGTTAAGCCGAATTCTTTAG
- a CDS encoding DUF2067 domain-containing protein, which translates to MRGRTLTLVFSTPEEAVQFLKTLERLLPGRSFLGELKVNKVKIFVPESDEAEKTIHKIKQLYNQQRHTYSYGVVKSYDLSSVLTLARLEAPIPATLIVEALKIQGFKAALSGDILKTDATLDGIIKTVERLSAIYKETLTLTATAQTRRLISLYAFAKGLRVEDAVDDLYKLGLLTETSGKVTLKVNYSSALSALLGSLKNSA; encoded by the coding sequence GTGAGGGGTCGCACTCTTACACTAGTCTTCTCGACTCCCGAGGAGGCGGTTCAGTTTCTCAAAACTCTTGAAAGACTCCTGCCGGGCAGGAGCTTTCTGGGTGAATTAAAGGTTAACAAGGTAAAGATATTTGTTCCTGAGTCCGATGAAGCTGAAAAAACTATACATAAAATTAAGCAGCTCTACAACCAGCAAAGACACACGTACTCCTACGGTGTTGTCAAAAGCTACGACCTGTCCTCCGTGCTCACCTTAGCTAGGCTTGAGGCACCTATCCCTGCAACCCTCATCGTTGAGGCTCTCAAGATCCAGGGCTTTAAGGCCGCTCTCTCCGGTGATATTCTCAAGACGGACGCCACGCTCGACGGGATCATAAAAACCGTTGAGAGGCTCTCCGCGATATACAAGGAGACGCTCACCCTCACTGCGACTGCACAGACTCGACGCCTGATCTCCCTTTACGCTTTCGCCAAAGGCTTGCGAGTTGAAGATGCGGTAGATGATCTCTACAAGCTAGGTCTGTTGACAGAGACCTCCGGGAAAGTCACACTTAAGGTAAACTACTCGTCGGCGCTAAGCGCGCTACTTGGCTCACTAAAGAATTCGGCTTAA
- a CDS encoding METTL5 family protein, which translates to MRKELPGFYVRRKRELELALNTIPPHPRPRVELEQYATPSTLASTLLWIAEFHFGDISGKKVLDLGSGTGRLGIGAVLLGASVATLLDIDPDSLEVAKKWSQDAGVYAFLDLVAADVNELPFRENFSFETVIQNPPFGVHRKGSDVAFLRSALRCAHVVYSIHKETSLEYILSVVRRWGAQATVLHRDRICLPPMFEWHRKRVYCFRVAVIRVERST; encoded by the coding sequence GTGAGAAAAGAGCTACCTGGTTTCTACGTGAGACGCAAGCGTGAGCTTGAATTAGCCTTGAACACGATACCGCCTCATCCTCGGCCACGGGTTGAGCTAGAGCAGTACGCAACTCCCTCCACTCTAGCTTCCACCCTCCTCTGGATCGCCGAGTTCCACTTCGGCGACATTTCGGGAAAAAAGGTGTTAGACCTTGGCTCGGGGACCGGTCGTCTCGGGATCGGGGCAGTCCTCCTAGGAGCCAGCGTCGCAACTCTACTCGATATCGACCCGGACTCCCTCGAGGTTGCTAAGAAGTGGTCTCAGGATGCTGGAGTGTACGCGTTCTTGGATCTCGTCGCAGCAGATGTTAACGAATTACCGTTTAGGGAAAACTTCTCGTTTGAAACGGTGATTCAAAACCCGCCTTTCGGAGTCCATAGAAAGGGTTCAGACGTGGCGTTTCTACGGTCTGCACTACGCTGTGCCCATGTCGTGTACTCTATCCACAAGGAGACGTCTCTCGAATACATTTTAAGTGTGGTGAGGCGTTGGGGGGCCCAAGCAACGGTCCTACACCGGGACCGAATTTGTCTCCCTCCGATGTTCGAGTGGCATCGGAAGCGTGTATACTGCTTTCGAGTTGCCGTCATAAGAGTAGAACGCTCTACGTGA
- a CDS encoding exosome complex RNA-binding protein Csl4 — MSSGDVVVPGDILGVEEEYLAGSGVYLGEDGYLKSKLLGRVHMDQLHHLIEVKPSKESPLPLRTGDVVYATVDLIRDPVAYLKIFYVENRGSEIYPPVSGVLTISNVSTSRVKTLYEVIGYGDVLRARVDEPGGPPYLLSIKGREFGVIIARCPKCLTPLRLRGLHLVCPSCRSRAKRKVSSKYVLRG, encoded by the coding sequence ATGTCTTCAGGCGATGTTGTGGTTCCTGGCGACATCCTGGGAGTCGAGGAGGAGTACCTTGCTGGGAGCGGCGTGTATCTAGGCGAGGACGGATACTTAAAGTCGAAGCTGCTTGGTCGCGTGCACATGGATCAGCTTCACCACTTAATCGAAGTTAAGCCAAGCAAGGAGAGCCCACTACCTCTAAGGACGGGAGATGTTGTCTATGCGACGGTGGACCTCATACGGGACCCGGTTGCTTACCTAAAGATTTTCTACGTCGAGAATAGAGGCTCCGAGATTTACCCCCCGGTTTCCGGTGTTTTAACCATCTCGAACGTATCCACTAGTAGGGTAAAAACTCTCTATGAGGTGATTGGGTACGGCGACGTGCTTCGAGCCAGAGTTGACGAGCCTGGGGGTCCCCCTTACCTTCTCTCGATTAAAGGAAGGGAGTTCGGCGTGATAATAGCGCGATGCCCTAAGTGCCTTACGCCTCTGCGCCTCCGGGGCCTGCACCTAGTGTGTCCTTCTTGCCGGAGCCGGGCTAAGAGGAAGGTGAGCTCCAAGTACGTACTAAGAGGTTAG